In the genome of Oncorhynchus clarkii lewisi isolate Uvic-CL-2024 chromosome 4, UVic_Ocla_1.0, whole genome shotgun sequence, one region contains:
- the LOC139407471 gene encoding inner centromere protein-like produces the protein MMATMSSVLSSTRTLLQMFDVKIQAFANEIENDHMVWLFEIQHEANRIFSSDFSAEPELMPKTPSQKKRNRRKRLSVGQNENRNKRRFSKGKRSDLRRSSVSTSLNLIAEDEGGSPVTREELVKPSRARRTKQTTQPEVASPVRSTHKGAAQTSSFQLEEAQQQVSRSISQILEEEAESKRGESSSDSFQPPCFTPRRPPPRRPPLTQSHITKAVVKISASERQSAELQMNPNAERSPGRAAIKIVIAAATHFGPRRSSVRLSLAGLRNSMTQESVRRASRRSFLKKARLGSSTCSSNVSGLGAVSVAVRCFTRSLAQTPSTMPTPASIIKAKTGTPGSGSDGSGKKPPSSLGPRLSAKRRVAAEAKEDFQTPGKKPSPLKKSQSVRPNVRSVLHTVQKNQMMPMTPGSLGRSTVMKPFIQHTTPDRVDLKSGSGLVERECLKLEALKKKQEQEEERRKREEMKKKKRDERLRRVVEARVKEEQKDKKILQIEKHDTLQVEHMAEEKAKEKVAAKRQDELELRRRRRKKIQQAEEEKKRHQELQTKRRAEEEQERTRKMAEARLAMEEEQERTRKMESERRDAAERQKAVTENGFRVKREQTFALQREVDRAARERERKELRMKERRREEQQRRAEEERQREAARQTETEAATTVAKSHLTAEVQTPVGKGGLINGTADIKQSPQSYEITPKGGDKPVVLNPNAEDYGMDQNSEDSTDDESAPRKPIPKWAKGDQLKQSMKRQYFNPTDVDCHYGEIEPPMLNHIFYKNKPRYLKRTSSGIWYSPPKMEALPI, from the exons ATG ATGGCGACTATGAGCTCTGTACTGTCCTCAACACGCACCCTGCTGCAGATGTTCGATGTGAAGATACAAGCGTTTGCCAATGAAATTGAAAATGACCACATGGTGTGGCTGTTTGAGATCCAGCACGAAGCCAACCGCATATTCTCAAG TGACTTTAGTGCAGAACCGGAATTGATGCCAAAGACTCCATCACAGAAGAAGCGCAATCGTAGGAAACGTCTATCTGTGGGTCAGAATGAAAATCGCAACAAGAGACG CTTCTCCAAGGGAAAGCGCAGCGACCTGCGTCGCTCCTCCGTGTCCACCTCCCTGAACCTGATAGCAGAGGATGAAGGAGGGTCCCCAGTCACAAGGGAAGAGCTGGTCAAACCCTCACGCGCTCGCAGAACCAAACAGACCACCCAGCCTGAGGTGGCATCACCTGTACGCAGCACCCACAAAGGAGCTGCTCAGACCTCCTCCTTCCAGCTGGAGGAGGCACAGCAGCAGGTGTCTCGCTCCATCAGCCAGATCCTGGAGGAGGAGGCTGAGAGTAAGAGGGGGGAGTCCAGCTCAGACTCCTTTCAGCCCCCATGTTTCACACCCCGTCGCCCCCCACCCCGTCGCCCCCCTCTGACCCAAAGCCACATAACTAAAGCCGTAGTTAAGATCTCAGCCTCCGAGCGGCAGTCTGCAGAACTCCAGATGAACCCCAACGCAGAGCGCTCTCCAGGCCGCGCCGCCATTAAGATAGTCATTGCTGCTGCCACGCACTTCGGCCCCAGACGGAGCTCTGTACGGCTCTCCCTGGCAGGGCTGAGAAACAGCATGACCCAGGAGTCTGTCCGTAGGGCCTCCAGGAGATCCTTCCTGAAGAAGGCTCGGCTGGGCAGCTCCACCTGCAGCAGTAACGTCAGCGGGCTTG GGGCTGTTAGTGTTGCGGTTCGTTGTTTCACTCGCTCGTTGGCCCAGACACCTTCCACCATGCCAACACCAGCCTCGATCATCAAGGCCAAGACTGGCACACCAGGCTCTGGATCAG ATGGCAGCGGTAAGAAGCCACCATCAAGTCTGGGTCCTCGTCTCAGTGCCAAGCGCAGAGTAGCAGCGGAAGCTAAAGAGGACTTCCAGACCCCCGGGAAGAAGCCTTCACCCCTCAAGAAGAGCCAGAGT GTGAGGCCCAACGTGAGGTCAGTCCTCCACACGGTCCAGAAGAACCAGATGATGCCGATGACCCCTGGGTCTCTGGGACGCAGCACGGTCATGAAGCCCTTCATTCAACACACCACGCCGGACAGAGTCGACCTCAAG TCGGGCAGTGGTCTCGTG GAAAGAGAATGCCTGAAACTGGAAGCACTGAAGAAGAAGCAAGAgcaagaagaggagaggagaaaacgggaggagatgaagaagaagaagagggatgaaCGGCTGCGGAGGGTAGTCGAGGCCCGGGTGAAGGAGGAACAGAAAGATAAGAAGATTCTCCAGATTGAGAAACACGACACA CTGCAAGTGGAGCACATGGCAGAGGAGAAAGCCAAGGAGAAGGTGGCCGCCAAACGCCAGGACGAGCTggaactgaggaggaggaggaggaagaagattcAACAAGCT gaggaggagaagaagcgtcACCAGGAGCTGCAGACTAAGAGGAGAGcagaagaggagcaggagaggactCGTAAGATGGCTGAGGCCCGACTAGCAATGGAGGAAGAACAGGAGAGGACTCGTAAGATG GAGAGCGAGAGACGAGATGCAGCTGAAAG ACAGAAGGCTGTTACTGAAAATGGTTTCAGGGTGAAGAGGGAACAGACCTTTGCTCTTCAGAGAGAAGTGGACAgagctgccagagagagagagaggaaagagttgaggatgaaggagaggaggagg GAGGAACAGCAGAGGCgagcggaggaggagagacagagagaagcagccagacagacagaaacggAGGCTGCCACCACTGTTGCCAAGAGTCACCTGACTGCTGAAGTTCAG ACGCCCGTAGGGAAGGGAGGATTAATCAACGGCACTGCAGATATCAAGCAGTCTCCCCAGTCGTATGAGATCACTCCTAAGGGGGGCGACAAGCCCGTTGTTCTCAACCCCAACGCCGAGGACTATGGGATGGATCAGAACAGTGAGGACTCTACTGATGATGAGTCGGCACCAAGGAAACCCATTCCCAAATGGGCCAAGG GCGACCAGCTGAAACAGTCCATGAAGAGGCAATATTTCAACCCAACGGACGTGGACTGTCACTATGGAGAGATTGAACCTCCAATGTTGAACCACATCTTCTACAAGAACAAACCTCGTTACCTCAAACGTACCAGTTCTGGTA